One genomic window of Candidatus Nitrosopumilus sediminis includes the following:
- a CDS encoding pyridoxal phosphate-dependent aminotransferase, translating into MKFVVDQQVEDIEMPENLKLNTFLQEFHSDCPHPECNFGFYGFAFGQSPFPVPKLIQNALIKNADKGAYAAVPGIPELRNAISKYNKHYFDMDIAPNRIYVGPGTKELIFNLLEILHGTVILPTPAWLGYLPQIRFLKKNYHMLPTRANKKISPSDLRKLALRLQDRQKILILNNPNNPTGLLYDRLELEEIADVCKEQNITVISDEIYALTTYDFSKFVSMAKIYPEGTFVTNGLSKSHAAGGYRLGYVIFPQHAVDLKTQFKKILATEYTAVSTPIQHAAVAGFEISNEMNEYFEVTRNIHQIMGEYTFHALSSIEGVKATKPDATFYLLADFNSFAPDLQKAHILTSQKLSEALIVHPFHTAIVGGDSLVLERTDFSARIAYVDYDGAMVYQNYLENKPKSNAEKIEFVKKNAPKVVAGLDMIADFFGKLRKDALYDTESSSSVVVP; encoded by the coding sequence TTGAAATTCGTAGTTGATCAGCAGGTAGAAGATATTGAGATGCCTGAAAACCTCAAATTAAACACATTTTTGCAAGAATTTCATTCAGATTGCCCTCATCCTGAATGTAATTTTGGATTTTATGGATTTGCATTTGGCCAATCCCCATTTCCTGTACCTAAATTAATCCAGAATGCTTTAATCAAAAATGCAGATAAGGGAGCATATGCCGCGGTTCCTGGAATCCCTGAATTGCGAAATGCAATTTCCAAATATAATAAACATTATTTTGATATGGATATTGCTCCTAATAGAATCTATGTCGGCCCTGGAACAAAGGAGCTGATCTTTAATCTTTTGGAGATATTACATGGAACAGTCATCTTGCCAACCCCTGCATGGCTTGGCTATCTTCCACAAATCAGATTTCTTAAAAAAAATTATCACATGTTGCCTACTCGTGCTAACAAAAAAATATCCCCCAGTGATCTTAGAAAGTTAGCACTTAGATTACAAGACAGACAAAAGATATTGATATTAAATAATCCCAATAATCCTACAGGACTGTTATACGACAGATTAGAGCTAGAGGAAATTGCTGATGTTTGTAAAGAACAAAACATTACAGTAATCTCTGATGAAATTTATGCACTTACAACATATGATTTTTCAAAATTTGTTAGTATGGCAAAAATCTACCCTGAAGGGACATTTGTCACAAATGGTTTGTCAAAGTCTCATGCAGCTGGAGGTTATAGATTGGGCTATGTGATTTTTCCACAGCATGCAGTAGATCTAAAGACTCAGTTCAAAAAAATCCTTGCTACAGAGTATACTGCGGTTTCAACTCCAATACAGCATGCCGCGGTTGCGGGATTTGAAATAAGTAACGAGATGAATGAATATTTTGAAGTTACAAGAAATATACATCAAATAATGGGCGAATATACTTTTCATGCCCTTTCTTCAATTGAAGGCGTAAAGGCCACAAAGCCTGACGCTACTTTTTATCTTCTAGCTGATTTTAATTCATTTGCTCCTGACTTACAAAAAGCACACATTTTAACATCTCAAAAATTGTCTGAAGCATTAATTGTTCATCCTTTTCATACTGCTATAGTCGGTGGAGATAGTCTGGTTTTAGAAAGAACTGATTTTAGTGCAAGGATTGCATATGTGGATTATGATGGGGCAATGGTTTATCAAAATTATTTGGAAAATAAGCCAAAATCAAATGCTGAAAAAATTGAATTTGTAAAAAAGAATGCTCCCAAAGTAGTTGCAGGTCTTGATATGATTGCAGATTTCTTTGGAAAACTCAGAAAAGATGCCTTGTATGATACAGAATCCTCCAGTTCTGTCGTAGTTCCCTGA
- a CDS encoding AMP-binding enzyme, whose translation MLSYLNKKISDAASIAIPDDITGEAIVVFFVSDVSEKLPVSEISDYVAEKIGKLARPKLLFQLSDLPKTRTGKIMRRLLKSKLLGDDLGDLSSLENPDVLDEIEKLS comes from the coding sequence ATGCTGTCATATCTCAATAAAAAAATATCAGATGCTGCATCAATCGCAATCCCTGATGATATAACTGGTGAAGCAATTGTAGTGTTTTTTGTATCTGATGTATCTGAAAAATTACCTGTATCTGAAATTTCTGATTATGTGGCTGAAAAAATTGGCAAATTGGCAAGACCCAAACTTCTTTTCCAACTATCTGATCTTCCAAAAACTAGAACAGGAAAAATCATGCGTCGACTGTTGAAATCAAAATTACTCGGCGATGATCTTGGGGACTTGTCTTCCTTGGAGAATCCTGATGTTTTAGATGAAATTGAAAAATTGAGTTGA
- a CDS encoding AMP-binding protein, whose amino-acid sequence MSNFEFIPTDKQIQESNIYKFMKKHNVLTIDELSEKAKNDLEWYWKSVDEDIGVVWDEPYTKVLDDSKGIAWSKWFVNGKTNIYKSSVEKFNKTSPEKIAYYFESEDGKQSKISYSELNSKVSKLANGLKSLGVKKGDVVAIYLPMIEEAILSILAAAKIGAIQTVIFSGYSAESLHIRLKDCNAKFLIISDGFYRKGKPVSQKKSIEIAVNDTFVEKTILVPYKKIDQYTESKKIIFYDKLVSVQNDFCDTEILDSEDPLFILYTSGTTGKPKGVIHTHGGFSVFAGHQAAYLIDMQAQDTLFWPADIGWITGLVWNVYGLLMMGASAVIYDGGLDFPSSDRVWRMLSEYDATIFGISPTAVRLFKKNNVEPAKLFSLEKIKNIPTTGEPLDEDSWWWLYEKVGNKKIPIMNLSGGTEIGGAMLSVFPGMKLKPSTVGIPVPGMNLDVVDENQSPVRGKNGFLIIKSPWPAMTRGLLNDDERYLQTYWSRFKDVWFHGDYVYVDDDNLWYMRGRTDDVINVSGHRMSTAEIEHAVISQ is encoded by the coding sequence TTGTCTAATTTTGAATTTATTCCAACAGACAAACAAATTCAAGAATCCAATATTTACAAATTTATGAAAAAACACAATGTCTTAACAATAGATGAATTGTCTGAAAAAGCTAAGAATGATTTGGAGTGGTACTGGAAATCAGTAGACGAAGATATCGGAGTTGTTTGGGATGAGCCGTATACAAAAGTATTAGATGACTCTAAAGGAATTGCATGGTCTAAATGGTTTGTTAACGGTAAAACAAATATTTACAAATCCTCAGTTGAGAAATTCAATAAAACATCCCCTGAAAAAATTGCATATTATTTTGAATCAGAAGATGGAAAACAATCAAAGATTTCATATTCAGAATTAAATTCAAAAGTATCTAAACTTGCAAATGGGTTAAAATCTCTCGGAGTCAAAAAAGGTGACGTAGTTGCAATTTATCTGCCTATGATTGAAGAGGCAATTTTGTCAATACTTGCAGCAGCAAAAATAGGTGCGATACAAACAGTGATTTTTTCTGGATATAGTGCAGAATCATTACACATACGATTAAAAGATTGTAATGCTAAGTTTCTAATAATTTCTGATGGGTTTTATCGCAAAGGAAAACCTGTTTCTCAAAAAAAATCTATAGAGATTGCAGTTAATGACACATTTGTAGAAAAAACAATATTGGTTCCTTACAAAAAAATTGATCAATACACTGAATCTAAAAAAATTATTTTTTATGATAAACTTGTTTCTGTTCAAAATGATTTCTGTGACACTGAAATTTTGGATTCTGAGGATCCTTTGTTTATTTTATACACTTCGGGAACCACTGGCAAGCCAAAAGGTGTGATTCACACTCATGGGGGATTTTCAGTGTTTGCAGGGCATCAGGCGGCATATCTTATTGATATGCAGGCACAAGACACACTATTTTGGCCTGCAGATATTGGGTGGATTACAGGTCTGGTGTGGAATGTTTATGGTCTTTTGATGATGGGTGCATCTGCTGTGATTTATGATGGAGGGTTGGACTTTCCCTCATCTGATAGAGTTTGGAGGATGTTATCAGAATACGATGCAACAATTTTTGGAATATCTCCAACTGCCGTAAGATTGTTTAAGAAAAATAATGTTGAACCTGCAAAATTATTTTCATTGGAAAAAATAAAAAACATTCCTACCACCGGTGAACCCCTTGATGAGGATTCATGGTGGTGGCTATATGAAAAAGTCGGAAATAAAAAAATCCCAATCATGAATCTTTCTGGAGGTACTGAAATTGGAGGTGCAATGTTATCTGTTTTCCCTGGAATGAAATTAAAACCATCGACTGTAGGAATTCCTGTACCGGGAATGAATTTGGATGTAGTTGATGAGAATCAAAGTCCTGTTAGAGGGAAAAATGGTTTTTTGATAATAAAGTCTCCTTGGCCTGCAATGACACGTGGTTTGTTAAATGATGATGAAAGATATTTGCAAACATACTGGTCTAGATTCAAAGATGTTTGGTTTCATGGAGATTATGTGTATGTGGATGATGACAATCTTTGGTATATGCGTGGACGAACAGATGATGTGATTAACGTATCTGGTCATCGAATGTCTACTGCTGAAATTGAACATGCTGTCATATCTCAATAA
- the gatB gene encoding Asp-tRNA(Asn)/Glu-tRNA(Gln) amidotransferase subunit GatB codes for MALNCSTPEKIAFFRKNYFYPDSPKNFQITQLNIYGDTSVGGKGSVMIGDKKINITRIQLEEDPGRLIYEGSSSKNQITLVDYNRAGTPLVEIVTEPDFETPKEVRDFLNILSDILENLGVADPSLEGAMRADANVSIEGGKKVEIKNIGSFHDLEKAVHFEITRQESLHSREIEIIQETRHWDDRRKITISSRSKEEELDYRYFLEGDIPWVKIDPEIKIKLISEMPESISSKKERYISKYNIPAQVADVLSSDKYYSDLFEESHTESNAKEIANIITTDLMGLVDTREKREASKLTSVHLKELADSIQSGKISRNSSKNALHEILKTGKDLSTVIKELDLGNVSDESELSGIITQVVSEEAQAVEQAKSNPQTINYLVGKVMQKTKGKADPALTLNLLKKQIGV; via the coding sequence ATGGCACTAAATTGTTCAACTCCGGAAAAAATTGCGTTCTTTAGGAAAAATTATTTTTATCCTGATTCTCCAAAAAATTTTCAAATCACTCAACTCAACATCTACGGTGATACTAGTGTGGGGGGAAAGGGCTCAGTAATGATAGGTGATAAAAAAATCAATATCACTAGGATACAGCTAGAAGAAGATCCTGGGAGATTGATTTACGAAGGAAGTTCTTCTAAAAATCAGATAACTCTTGTAGATTATAATCGTGCAGGTACTCCTCTGGTAGAAATTGTTACAGAGCCTGATTTTGAGACCCCTAAGGAAGTACGCGACTTTCTAAACATTCTATCAGATATTCTTGAAAATCTAGGAGTTGCAGATCCTAGTTTAGAGGGTGCAATGAGAGCTGACGCCAACGTTTCAATTGAAGGTGGAAAAAAAGTCGAAATAAAAAATATCGGTTCATTTCATGATTTAGAAAAAGCAGTTCATTTTGAGATCACACGACAAGAAAGTCTGCATTCTCGTGAAATTGAAATTATTCAAGAAACACGACATTGGGATGACAGAAGAAAGATTACGATATCATCTCGTTCTAAAGAAGAGGAATTGGATTATCGTTATTTCTTGGAAGGTGACATTCCATGGGTTAAGATTGATCCTGAAATCAAAATTAAATTAATTTCTGAAATGCCTGAAAGCATCAGTTCTAAAAAAGAAAGATATATTTCAAAATATAACATACCTGCACAAGTAGCTGATGTGCTATCATCAGACAAATATTATTCTGATTTATTTGAGGAGTCTCACACTGAATCAAATGCAAAAGAAATTGCAAATATAATTACAACTGATTTGATGGGGCTAGTAGATACAAGAGAAAAACGTGAAGCCTCAAAACTGACATCTGTCCATCTAAAAGAATTAGCAGACTCTATACAATCAGGTAAAATATCTAGGAATTCTTCTAAAAATGCATTGCATGAAATTTTAAAAACTGGAAAAGATTTGTCAACTGTTATCAAAGAACTAGATCTTGGAAATGTGTCTGACGAATCTGAATTATCTGGAATTATAACACAAGTAGTCTCTGAAGAAGCACAAGCTGTTGAGCAAGCAAAATCAAACCCTCAAACAATAAATTATTTGGTAGGCAAAGTTATGCAAAAAACAAAGGGAAAAGCAGATCCTGCATTAACTTTGAACTTGCTAAAAAAACAGATTGGTGTATGA
- the gatA gene encoding Asp-tRNA(Asn)/Glu-tRNA(Gln) amidotransferase subunit GatA: protein MNLKISALDYIQEVKSGNISAEDFVAKTLEQIHSVDDNLHAFLSVNKNAVDQARDIDKKIKSGQKVGDCFGMPISIKDNICIKDSKTTCASKMLENFVAPYDATVITKLKQQDAIFIGKVNMDEFAMGLTTEFSAFGPSKNPWNTDCVPGGSSGGSAVSVSAFECVASLGSDTGGSVRNPASFCSTVGYKPTYGLISRFGLISYANSIEQIGPLTRTVKDTAFMLNMISGIDPNDNTTIDNKNEDYLTGIDSGIAGKKIGIIKEMIGEGIDPVVLSATKDAISKLESLGAICEEISLDMVKYSVAAYYTITATEAGSNLARYDNLRYGYDFPLEGYEFNSYISKARRNFGPEVTRRMILGGFVPSAGHAGKYFLKALKVKSKLTNEINDAFKKFDLLLSPTVPVPPFRLGEKINDPISLFLVDINTVTANLTGKPAISIPFAISNGLPIGIQLMANSSQDRQLLQAAYALEQTVSLPEVPL, encoded by the coding sequence ATGAACCTAAAAATATCTGCCCTTGATTACATTCAAGAAGTAAAATCTGGAAATATATCTGCAGAAGATTTTGTTGCAAAAACTTTGGAGCAAATTCACAGCGTGGATGACAACCTCCACGCATTTTTGTCTGTAAATAAAAATGCAGTTGATCAGGCCAGAGATATTGATAAAAAAATAAAGTCAGGTCAAAAAGTTGGTGACTGTTTTGGAATGCCAATTTCCATTAAGGATAACATATGCATCAAAGATTCTAAAACTACATGTGCATCAAAAATGCTTGAAAATTTTGTTGCCCCATATGATGCAACAGTAATTACAAAACTAAAACAACAAGATGCAATATTTATCGGCAAAGTAAATATGGATGAATTTGCAATGGGTTTGACTACTGAGTTTAGTGCATTTGGTCCGAGCAAAAATCCTTGGAATACTGATTGTGTCCCTGGAGGTTCATCTGGTGGGAGTGCTGTATCAGTCAGCGCATTTGAGTGCGTTGCATCACTTGGTTCTGACACTGGTGGTTCTGTAAGAAATCCTGCTAGTTTTTGCTCTACAGTTGGGTACAAGCCAACTTATGGGTTGATTAGCAGATTTGGTTTAATTTCTTATGCTAACAGCATTGAACAGATTGGTCCTTTGACTAGAACAGTAAAAGACACAGCCTTTATGCTAAATATGATTTCGGGAATTGATCCTAATGACAACACTACGATTGATAACAAAAATGAAGATTATCTAACAGGAATAGATTCTGGCATTGCAGGCAAAAAAATTGGAATAATAAAAGAAATGATTGGAGAAGGCATAGATCCTGTAGTATTATCTGCAACAAAAGATGCCATTTCTAAACTTGAAAGTTTGGGTGCAATATGCGAAGAAATATCTCTGGATATGGTAAAATATTCTGTTGCTGCTTATTATACAATTACTGCAACAGAGGCTGGCAGTAATCTTGCAAGATATGACAATCTAAGATATGGTTATGATTTTCCACTGGAAGGTTACGAGTTTAATTCCTATATTTCAAAGGCTAGACGTAATTTTGGTCCGGAGGTAACTAGAAGAATGATCCTTGGAGGATTTGTTCCCTCTGCAGGTCATGCTGGAAAATATTTCTTAAAGGCATTAAAAGTAAAAAGTAAACTCACAAATGAAATCAATGATGCATTCAAAAAATTTGACCTATTGCTCTCTCCTACCGTCCCTGTACCTCCTTTCAGATTAGGTGAAAAAATTAATGATCCTATTTCTCTGTTTTTAGTTGACATAAATACAGTAACTGCAAATCTTACAGGAAAACCTGCAATCTCTATTCCATTTGCTATTTCAAATGGTCTGCCAATTGGAATTCAATTGATGGCAAATTCATCACAGGATAGACAACTACTTCAAGCAGCATATGCATTAGAGCAAACTGTCAGTTTGCCGGAGGTTCCACTATGA
- the aspS gene encoding aspartate--tRNA(Asn) ligase, with protein MIETELGTLRRSHYSNEINSSMDGSQVTVMGWVLTVRGHGNISFATIRDKNGDLSIVAKKGDCPDEIREKISSLKAHSSIAVTGNVKASEKAPSGFEIIPTELRVFSDVQKIPPFEPTVKTVKNIDTRLEVRPIDLRRDTLQHIFKTRSLVLKSIRDYFSSQNFVEINTPKMIATATEGGAALFPIFYYNKEAFLAQSPQLYKEQLTMSFEKVFEIAPIFRAEPSRTNRHLAEAISIDLEEAFVDYNDVMNRIEEIVKISIQTVNYYTKDHADSGFPEIKVPDNIPRYTYDELVDRMQKAGAKTEWGDDLYPSNLKKIGLNGFYFITDWPLAPKPFYVKDSKSNPKVSESFDLMYGDLELSSGSTRIEKRDELAERMKNKGMKTDAFEYHLGSFDYGVPPHAGCGIGLERLIMVLTGTENIRDTTFYPRDVDRLTP; from the coding sequence ATGATTGAAACAGAATTGGGAACTTTACGAAGATCTCACTATTCAAATGAAATAAACTCCTCTATGGATGGGAGTCAGGTTACTGTAATGGGATGGGTATTGACCGTCCGTGGACATGGAAACATCAGTTTTGCTACAATCCGTGACAAAAATGGCGATCTATCTATTGTGGCAAAAAAAGGAGACTGTCCTGATGAAATACGTGAAAAAATTTCTTCATTGAAAGCCCATTCTTCTATTGCTGTTACAGGTAATGTGAAAGCATCAGAAAAAGCGCCAAGTGGTTTTGAAATTATACCTACAGAATTACGAGTTTTCTCAGATGTTCAAAAAATTCCTCCTTTTGAGCCTACTGTAAAAACTGTCAAAAATATAGATACTCGACTAGAAGTGAGGCCAATTGATCTGAGACGTGACACATTACAGCATATTTTCAAAACAAGAAGTTTGGTTCTAAAATCAATTAGGGATTATTTTAGTAGTCAAAATTTTGTTGAAATCAATACTCCAAAAATGATTGCAACTGCCACTGAAGGTGGAGCAGCTTTATTTCCAATATTTTACTATAACAAAGAAGCATTCTTAGCTCAGAGTCCGCAATTGTACAAAGAACAATTAACAATGAGTTTTGAAAAAGTTTTTGAGATAGCTCCTATCTTTAGAGCAGAGCCATCAAGAACAAATCGTCACTTGGCAGAAGCAATTTCAATTGATCTGGAAGAGGCATTTGTAGATTACAATGATGTGATGAATAGAATTGAGGAGATTGTCAAAATATCAATTCAAACTGTGAATTATTACACAAAAGACCACGCTGATTCTGGATTTCCTGAAATTAAAGTTCCTGATAATATTCCAAGATATACTTACGATGAACTAGTTGATAGGATGCAAAAGGCTGGTGCAAAAACTGAATGGGGTGATGACTTGTATCCTTCAAATCTTAAGAAAATAGGTCTTAATGGATTTTACTTTATCACTGATTGGCCTCTTGCACCAAAACCATTCTATGTAAAGGACAGTAAATCAAATCCAAAGGTTTCTGAATCTTTTGATTTAATGTATGGAGATTTGGAATTATCATCTGGCAGTACAAGAATTGAAAAACGTGATGAGCTAGCTGAGCGAATGAAAAACAAAGGGATGAAAACAGATGCATTTGAATATCATCTTGGATCTTTTGATTACGGCGTACCTCCTCATGCTGGTTGTGGAATTGGACTAGAAAGATTGATCATGGTTTTAACTGGAACTGAAAATATCCGTGATACTACATTTTATCCAAGAGATGTAGATAGACTCACTCCTTAA
- a CDS encoding formate--phosphoribosylaminoimidazolecarboxamide ligase, whose amino-acid sequence MTSIATLGSHCSLQVLKGAKDEGLKTILICEKKREKLYRRFPFIDELIMVDSFKEVLDQKCQSILEENKSVLIPHGTLIAQMNSEEIESIKTPVFGNKWILRWESDREMKEKLMREAKLPMPKPVTEPKDIEKLVIVKRQGAAGGKGYFMAANEDDYNKKRNQLISEGTISKDETLYIQEYAAGVLAYLTFFYSPLRDELEFFGVDQRHESDIEGLGRIPAEQQLKSNKVPSFNVIGNSPLVLRESLLEEVYAMGENFVEASKRVVPPGMNGPFCIEGVYDENAKFTSFEFSARIVAGSNIYMDGSPYYSLLFNETMSMGKRIAREVKTATESNQLDKITT is encoded by the coding sequence GTGACATCCATAGCAACACTAGGTTCCCATTGTTCTTTACAAGTACTAAAAGGGGCAAAAGATGAAGGTCTCAAAACTATCCTAATATGCGAAAAAAAACGTGAAAAATTATACAGACGATTTCCATTTATTGATGAATTGATCATGGTAGATTCTTTCAAAGAAGTACTCGATCAAAAATGTCAATCAATTCTTGAAGAAAACAAATCTGTTCTAATCCCACATGGAACACTAATCGCACAAATGAATTCTGAAGAAATAGAATCAATCAAAACGCCAGTATTTGGAAACAAGTGGATTCTAAGGTGGGAGTCAGACAGAGAAATGAAAGAAAAGCTAATGAGAGAGGCAAAACTCCCAATGCCAAAACCAGTGACAGAACCCAAAGATATTGAAAAATTAGTAATTGTGAAAAGACAGGGTGCTGCAGGAGGTAAAGGATATTTCATGGCCGCAAATGAAGACGATTACAATAAAAAAAGAAATCAATTGATTTCAGAAGGTACAATTTCCAAAGATGAAACATTGTACATTCAAGAGTATGCAGCAGGGGTTTTAGCTTATTTGACATTTTTCTATTCTCCATTAAGAGATGAATTGGAATTCTTTGGGGTTGATCAAAGACATGAATCAGATATTGAAGGATTGGGAAGAATACCTGCAGAACAGCAACTAAAATCAAACAAAGTTCCATCATTCAATGTTATTGGTAATAGTCCTCTGGTTTTACGAGAGTCATTATTAGAGGAGGTGTATGCAATGGGGGAAAATTTTGTCGAGGCATCTAAAAGAGTAGTACCACCTGGAATGAATGGACCATTTTGTATTGAAGGAGTTTATGATGAAAATGCCAAATTCACATCTTTTGAATTTTCAGCAAGAATTGTTGCAGGCTCAAACATATACATGGACGGCTCACCTTACTATTCTCTATTATTCAATGAAACAATGAGCATGGGAAAAAGAATTGCCCGAGAAGTAAAAACTGCAACTGAATCCAATCAATTAGACAAAATTACAACCTAA
- the phnE gene encoding phosphonate ABC transporter, permease protein PhnE, with protein sequence MTPKNNIVIGIIVALVVVASYNVDASPIEFVEGLPNLAIVVEEMLLVEPKYIPTALWAMFETIQMAFIGTVVGTAIALPLSMFAARNLNSKYVYAPVRALLAAIRTFPSILWAILFVIMVGLGTFAGVLAIVMYTVGFVAKLQYEAIETIDSDPMDAVSSIGVSKWQLIRYVVIPESASHLLSQILYMFDYNVRQTSILGLVGAGGIGFYIINYIKFFEYGKAAIFMLVVLVTVLFIDWASVKIRDKYIIKSQHGMEVTIK encoded by the coding sequence ATGACGCCAAAAAATAACATCGTGATTGGAATTATTGTGGCATTAGTTGTAGTTGCATCATACAATGTAGATGCAAGTCCTATAGAATTTGTTGAAGGGTTGCCTAATCTTGCAATTGTAGTAGAAGAGATGCTTCTTGTAGAACCCAAGTATATTCCAACAGCACTTTGGGCAATGTTTGAAACAATCCAAATGGCTTTCATTGGAACTGTGGTGGGAACTGCAATAGCATTACCTCTTAGTATGTTTGCAGCACGAAATCTAAACAGCAAGTATGTTTATGCCCCAGTACGTGCATTGTTGGCTGCAATTCGAACCTTCCCTTCCATTCTATGGGCAATCTTATTTGTAATTATGGTTGGGCTGGGAACATTTGCCGGAGTTTTAGCAATTGTCATGTATACCGTTGGATTTGTTGCAAAATTACAATATGAAGCAATTGAGACAATTGATTCTGATCCTATGGATGCTGTAAGCTCTATTGGTGTTTCAAAATGGCAACTCATTCGTTATGTTGTAATCCCTGAATCTGCATCACACCTGCTGAGTCAAATATTGTACATGTTTGATTACAACGTTCGTCAGACTAGCATACTTGGATTAGTAGGTGCAGGAGGAATTGGATTTTACATAATCAATTACATTAAATTCTTTGAGTATGGAAAAGCAGCAATCTTCATGTTGGTGGTATTAGTAACAGTATTGTTCATTGATTGGGCTAGTGTAAAAATCCGAGACAAGTACATCATAAAATCACAACACGGAATGGAAGTAACCATAAAGTAA
- a CDS encoding phosphonate ABC transporter ATP-binding protein: MKQIQMTQNPSFSLISTNKIIQMNDVWTSYDSKNFALEGINLSIDRGTNYAIVGQSGSGKSTLLKLMNGMMIPSKGTIKIDYVTPNMNDKKFKKMMHTIGYIPQSLGLVKNITVLENILIGALPRLNAIQSLLKKFPESEIQEAKRIMSLVGLSGKEDRKAYMLSGGEKRRVAIARALMQKPTILLADEIVSELDHVTAREIMNLIADAQKRMNLTAIMVHHDMQLALEYANRVAVIKEGRKILEIGVEGDTIVDFQTGDLNTEEIMEMYSDDAKK, from the coding sequence ATGAAACAAATTCAGATGACCCAAAACCCTTCTTTTTCATTAATTTCAACAAATAAAATTATCCAAATGAATGATGTATGGACTTCGTATGATTCCAAAAATTTTGCATTAGAGGGCATTAATCTCTCTATAGATAGAGGAACGAACTATGCTATTGTTGGACAATCAGGTTCTGGAAAATCCACTCTGCTGAAACTGATGAATGGTATGATGATTCCAAGTAAGGGTACAATCAAAATTGATTATGTCACACCTAACATGAATGATAAAAAATTTAAAAAAATGATGCATACTATAGGCTATATTCCTCAAAGTCTTGGATTGGTAAAAAATATCACTGTACTTGAAAATATACTGATTGGTGCATTGCCAAGATTGAATGCAATTCAATCACTACTTAAAAAATTTCCCGAATCTGAAATCCAAGAAGCCAAGAGAATAATGTCTCTTGTTGGTTTGTCTGGAAAAGAAGATAGAAAAGCCTACATGTTAAGTGGTGGTGAAAAACGTCGAGTAGCTATTGCTCGAGCATTAATGCAAAAACCAACCATACTACTAGCTGATGAGATTGTTTCAGAACTAGATCATGTGACTGCTCGTGAAATAATGAATTTGATTGCTGATGCTCAAAAGCGAATGAATTTGACTGCCATCATGGTTCACCATGATATGCAATTGGCATTAGAATATGCAAATAGGGTGGCAGTTATCAAAGAAGGTAGGAAAATTCTAGAAATTGGTGTTGAAGGTGACACTATAGTTGATTTTCAAACAGGTGATTTGAACACTGAAGAAATTATGGAGATGTATTCTGATGACGCCAAAAAATAA